One region of Oryza sativa Japonica Group chromosome 10, ASM3414082v1 genomic DNA includes:
- the LOC4349498 gene encoding probable xyloglucan endotransglucosylase/hydrolase protein 29: MTTSSWSGLLVISCMLLMSWAAAAVDMSPVRFDAAYMPLFGGDNLVPSPHARTVLLKLDRFTGSGFVSKSAYHHGFFSASIKLPHDYTAGVVVAFYLSNGDVFPGQHDELDFELLGNRRGHAWHVQTNMYGNGSTGRGREERYLLPFDPTAAPHSYAIAWTPAAVIFYIDAIPIRELVRCSSGDYPAKPMSVYATIWDGSAWATDGGRHKVDYAYAPFTAVFSDLVVTGGTDDDHCAAMGLMTSEVAVMTPAKRGSMRRFRSRHLTYSACYDTVRYNGTGVVFPECDESEQDNFHAWGESKRVINSRSSSSATYATGSGVRID; encoded by the exons ATGACGACGAGCTCATGGAGCGGCCTGCTTGTGATATCCTGTATGTTATTGAtgagctgggcggcggcggcggtggacatGTCGCCGGTGCGGTTCGACGCCGCCTACATGCCGCTCTTCGGAGGGGACAACCTCGTTCCCTCGCCTCACGCCCGCACCGTCCTCCTCAAACTCGACCGCTTCACCG GTTCTGGATTCGTGTCCAAGTCGGCGTACCACCATGGATTCTTCAGTGCTTCCATCAAGCTTCCTCATGACTacaccgccggcgtcgtcgtcgccttctAC CTGTCCAATGGCGACGTGTTCCCGGGGCAGCACGACGAGCTGGACTTCGAGCTGTTGGGCAACCGGCGAGGCCACGCATGGCACGTCCAGACCAACATGTACGGCAACGGCAGCACCGGGCGCGGCCGCGAGGAGCGCTACCTCCTCCCCTTCGACCCCACCGCCGCCCCGCACTCGTACGCCATCGCCTGGacccccgccgccgtcatctTCTACATCGACGCCATCCCCATCCGCGAGCTCGTTCGCTGCTCCTCCGGCGACTACCCCGCCAAGCCCATGTCCGTCTACGCCACCATCTGGGACGGCTCCGCCtgggccaccgacggcggcagGCACAAGGTCGACTACGCCTACGCGCCCTTCACCGCCGTCTTCTCCGACCTCGTCGTCACCGGTGGTACTGACGACGACCACTGCGCCGCCATGGGCCTGATGACGTCGGAGGTGGCCgtgatgacgccggcgaagcGCGGCTCCATGCGGCGGTTCCGGTCGCGGCACCTGACGTACAGCGCGTGCTACGACACGGTGCGCTACAACGGCACCGGCGTCGTCTTCCCGGAGTGCGACGAGTCGGAGCAAGACAACTTCCACGCATGGGGCGAGTCCAAGCGTGTCATCAACAGCA